From the Juglans microcarpa x Juglans regia isolate MS1-56 chromosome 3D, Jm3101_v1.0, whole genome shotgun sequence genome, the window GTAAATTACCTTCTCATTCTGATAAAAATCCCAAAATTCTTCAATTAGCTTCTCTTCCTCGTGATTCTCAAATGAAGGTTCTAATCCAGCAAAAACCACATCTTTACAGTACTGGAGATATGTTGGTAAGTCCTTGGAATACTCTGTCAATAGAAGATAAAAACTTGATAACTTTGTAgctatagataaaaaaaaaaaaaaaaaaaaaaaaaaaaaaaggaaaaaaataggaGCTTTTAGAACAAGGGAATTCAACAACACTAGAAAACAACCATCGGAATTAACAAAAGACCGTtgttcatataataaaaataaaaactgaataaaaagaATTACCATAGGTGTCAGAGATCTCATTATATCTTGCTTCAAGCTTGCGCAGAAGCTCTGCAGCATCCAACTCAGACATCTGAACTTTAGGCAAGTTTCTATTAAAAGTTGGAGTTGAATCATCCACATTTTGAAAAGGAGAACCAGATACCTTACTAGCATCATCCCCCATATCGGAATCACCTGTTGTGTCCAATTTTTCTATCGGGTTGGATGTGGGGAGGAACCATCATTACTAGACAAACTCTTTTCCCATTCTCCAAAACCATGTATGTTATATAGAATTCGTATTGCAACAATCAGTATTGACATCACACAAACACGAGTGGGAAGCCTCAACTCATTTGTTGATAACCATAAATCTGGAGACATTGACCAGTCATGTATGCGGCATGCATGAGGGAGGATCTTTTCTATTGGAAGACATAACTTCTGGAGATAGCGGGAAGCTATTGCATAAAAGTTGACTGGAGGTAAATTCAAGCCTATGGACTGAGCAATTGATGCTGCCATCGATTCCAACTTCTGAAATGGAAGAGCTTGAGAAGGTCTAAacataatatttgaatttactGGGCAGGCGCTTGATGGCCGTCCAATGCTTTTTTCAATTTGAACAAAGGCAGCAAAAAAAGGAAGCCTCCCTTCAAGTGACCACTTCACCATGTCCGTCGGCAGGATTGCTTCCCTGGCAGTATGACAAGCCAGAAGCGAAACAGCTAAAGAACAATATAATGGTATCTTCTTCCTCAAGGATCTATACCAGATCATTACTGCTCGCTGACCGTACATATTATGAGGTTCTGTGCTGTATTTGGCACGCGGCTTGTAATCTTCTGGTTCTTCTGAAACCAGGGAAGAAATGTATTCACATACAAGAAAAAAGCCATGGTAGAACAGCATCCACCTCGTTAGAAATCTTTTGCAACTAATCAACATAATAAAATCTTGCAACTTGCAAGCATACCTAGTTTCATCCAAGATATGaacactttaaaaaaaacttatggcAATAGCAAAGAATCATATGCAAGAACTACAAATACCTAAAAGCACGTCCGGGATTTTCTCATACAACATCGAAAAATATCGGCATGATCGCAACGTATAAAGGCTAAAGCACATTTTTAATTCTCCCTTCAACAAATTTCATTGCAAGGCATATGTCGAGAATCAATTCCCACATAATATGTACACAACGCCCCCATTCACTTTCAACTTGTATAAGAGCATGTTTATATATACCTATAACGATGCTGTTATACCTGGTGGCTGCGTTTCGGAGTCCTGAATGGCGTGGTCGGCCCAGTCGTCGTCAAAGACCCCAGTGCTAGCCACGAACCTCATCCAGAGGGTCCCAGCAAGCCCACAAATCAAGGGGCTCACCTTGAATTCCCTTACCAACGCCTCGCACTGGAACTGAATCATTAGCTGCACACCCATCACGTACCTGATCCTTATCTCGTTGTAATAATCCTCAAAGCTCGGACCAACACCCTTCCCTGAAGAATTCCCAAAATCCTCGGGTCCCGAGGGCCCCACCCCGTCGTCGTAGTCCTCTTTCTTAACTGGGTGCTGTGGGTTAGGGGTGGCTTCGCCAGCTTGGTTTAGGGTGTTCCAGAATGAAAGGGAGTTTGTGGTATCGTAGAGGGACTGGGACTGGGAGATCGGCTCAGCCTTGATGGCGGAACGATTGCGGCGCCGACTGTAGCTGGCTAAGTAGATTGCGCCACCAGCATCGCCGCCCTTGTCGATGAAGTCCTCATCGGCGACGCCGGTGTCGACGATGTCGTCGGCTCGGGCACCGCAGCGAACGCAGTAGAAGAAGCCGTCAGAGCCGTCGTCTAGGCCCACGTTGCCGCAGGCGTGGCAAGCCCAGTTCTGAGGGTCCGACATTTCGGTTGCAGATGCTTTTCGAAGCCCAGTGGGTTTCGTTTTCTGTAAAACAAGCTCAAGGGCCTTAGGGTTAGGAGAAGAAGAGGATATCGGCGGTATGAGTTCGCGAAGGGAAAGAAGTGAAGTGTAACCTAGAAACTAGAAGTGAAAGTGGCCGTGGGCCTGGCTTGTCATGGGCCAGTGAGTATCGGTTTTAAAACAAACTGCAGAAAAATTCAATCTCGTAAGTCATTTAGGttgtatttaaatgttgagctgaattaagttatttatgaataataatgagttgagatgatagagtgagttttatataatccacttaaaatgagtttaaatgtatttagatgttaaaatgactttagatgtatttataggaagttgaaaaaaattgtgaatctcacgtgtgaagaaatattgaattgaaaaatattgtgggtctcaagtgtaaagaggttttgagttgagatgagtttagtaatttgagagatGGGTGTTTAGATGCTAGATAatggtttgaattcagagatgagttgatatgatttgtgaatagtagaataaaaggtgaattgtttattatattttgtgtgagaatttggaaaaattgttttaggatttgaaaaagttaaattttttattatattttgtgtgggaatttgagaaagttgtaatgatgagatgagatgagttgaggtgagttttgaattcaaacgaggcctaacttaaaattagactgaactgagttgaactcAAATaagtttaacaaccaaacaggGCCTTAGTGTTGGGTTGGACCTCAGTATATTTAGCCCAATTTCAAGTAGTCATTTTGTTTAAGTCCAGTCCATAGTAGTCTTTACAAATTGTACTCACTGTAGCAAAGTACTTAGGAGGGAAAACAGTTACTATCAAACCAAATATAAGAAGTGCAAtgtgtaatgaaaaaaaagtcAATGAGAATTCTATAGTATTTTCCTCCCTATCTTTTTCCCTTGTCTCTTTTTGGAGGACCACTCCAGTTGAAGTGAGTAGAACAATTGCAAAAATACAGTAATCCATAAGGCGAGTTACAATTCTAGTATTAGAGAGGCACCGATTTCTATATgccaaagaaaaacaaaaataaaacaatggcAGAAGGAACAAGACTTAATCAATTACAAGATGGGCTCATTGCCCTTAAGAAATCTACAGACTCTCAGTATCAAACTCTAGAAGCTGACATGATGGCATTGAAAAGGTAGAATGACTCCATTGTGCAACAGCTGGCTTTGTTGACAGTGGAGTTGCAGAAGAATCACCACAACTGCTTCCAAGGGGAATCATCAGTAAGAGGATCTAGGGATAAACAGTCAACATCAGAGATCCAAGCTCGTATGGTGCACCTCGACTTTCCCACCTTCCATGGAGAGGATCCTACAAGCTGGATTTACAAGATGAACCAATTCTTTGCATTTCATAATACTCAACCCCAACATCGAATTCGATTGGCATCTTTCTACATGGAGGGAAGAGCCTTGGTGTGGTTTCAAAATCTGGAGGAGTTAGGCCAGTTACATGACTGAGACTCATTTACTAAGGACCTGTTGATTAGATTTGGTCCCAATGCATATGATGATCCTATAGAATCACTAACCAGACTCAGACAAACAGGGCCTATAGAGGAGTGCAAAGGTAAGTTTGAAGCACTAGCAAACAGGTTAAGGGGCTTATCAGATAATTATAAACTTAGTTGTTTCCTAAGTGGGTTGAAAGATGAAGTGAGGGTACCCGTGAGGATGTTTAACCCTATCAGCTTAACCAATGCTTATAGTCTGGCCAAACTACAAGAAGAAAACATTTCCATAGCTAGAAAAAACCCTAGATCTAGCATTTCATACTCACCTGACCCAAGAATCCTGAGAACACAAAACACCAGCCATataaatccaaataaaactaGCTTAAAAAAACTATTCCCCATCTAGAAAATAAACTAGCAACATATGAAAGAAAGGAGGGAGAAAAGACTTTGTTATTATTGTGATAACAAATGGAGCCCTGGACACAAATGCCAAAAATCCTAAGCTATACCTTTTGGAAGAAGTGTTGGTTGGGAGGGATGGCAGGGACATTATggttgatgaagaagaggagggaGTTGGTCAAGAGGTGTTAGAGTTACCTACTCAAACTGAAAATCTAGAAATATCTATGCATGCTTTAACTGGttaacaaaacccaaaaataatgAGACTAAAAGGGAGACTAGGAAATCAGTGGGTAACAATTCTGGTTGACACTAGATCCACTCACAATTTGTTAGACCCTGTAGTAGTAAAAAGAGGAAAGGTGCATGTGGATTGTAGAGAAATAGTGAAGGTACGGGTAGCTAATGGGGAACTATTGCCCAGTGAAGGGGGATGTAAGGGTGTGGGACTAAACATACAAGGTGTGTTAATTAAAGTGGATGTCCATGTACTTGTGCTAGCAGGTTGTGACATGGTCCTAGGCATTCAATGATTGAGGGAATTGGGCACTAtttaatgaaatcttaaaaatcTATGTATGCAGTTCAGCCTTGGAAATAAGGCTGTGAAGTTACAAGGGCCCCTTCCCAACTCATTGAGGAGGGGTCTTTGAACAACTTGAATAAGTTGGAAACTAGGGGTATACTACTGCAAGTGATGGAAGCTGAAACTAAAGGTAAACAGATTCGCCAAAATGAAGTTCCTAAAGAAATTCAAACATTGCTTTCTCAGTTTGAAGATATTTTCTAGAAACCTAAGGGCCTTCCTCCACGTAGATCCCATGatcatgcaattaatttaatactaGGGGCAAAACCAGTGTCTATTCGACCCTATAGATATCCTTACTACCAAAAGGATTAAATTGAAAGGATAGTGGAAGAATTGTTGAAATCACGGGTTGTCCAACCCAGTCAAAGTCCATACTCCTCACCAGTCCTATTGGTGAGAAAGCCAGATGGATCTTGGAGATTATGTGTTGTAGAGGAGCTTATGGATGAATTGCATGGTGCGAGAATTTTTTTCAAGCTAGATCTTCGATCTGGATACCTCCAGCTCAGAGTCAAGCCCTCAGATGTGCCTAAGACAACTTTTAGGCACATGGAGGAAATAACGAATTTTTTGTAATGCCCTTCGGCTTGACCAACGCCCCCTCTACATTTCAAAGCCTCATGAATGATATTCCATTTATATTTGCGCaaatttatattagtatttttttataacattttgaTGTACAGTAAAACAGAGGGTGAACATGTGCAACACTTAACAATTGACCTTGGAAATCCTATGAAATAACCAGCTCTCTGCTAAACAGTCCAAATGTCACTTCGGATGTACAAAGATCTCATACTTGGGGCACTTAATCTCGGGACAAGGGGTTAGGGTAGATCCTGAGAAGTTGAAGGAAATGAAAGGCTGGCCTTTACCTAAAACTATCAAGACATTACACGGGTTCCTTGGCTTAACTAATACTACTACAGATTTATCAAAGGCTATGGGGGTATTGTAGGACCCCTAACTAGAATGCTAAAGAAGAACCAGTTTTAGTGAAGTGAAGAAGTCAAGATAGTTCTCCACAAACTCAAGGAGGCTTGTTACCAGCCCCCTGTATTAGCTCTCCCAGACTTCACTCAGTCATTCACCATAGAGTGTGACGCTTCTGGTACTGCTATTGGGGTTGTTGTAATAAAGATGGGGAGACCAATTGCTTTTCACAGTCAGGCTCTAAAGGGTAGAGTCTTATTACTCTCAACTTATGAAAATGAGTTGTTTGCACTGGTTTCAGCAGTGCAAAAATGGAGGCCATACTTGTTGGGTAGTGCCTTTGTGGTCAAGACTGATCAACAGTCTAAAATATCTGTTGGATCAAAAAATAGGTACCCCTATGCAGCAAAGATGGATCACTAAACTGTTGGGTTATGATTTTCTGGTcgaatataaaaaaagattctAAGAACAGGGCAGCTGATGCCCTCTCAAGAAAGGAGGCAGAGGTGGAGGTCTCACTGATGCTACTGACCTTTCCCTCTATTGGATGGGTGGAAGAACTACGAGCTCTCTATACTCAAGACCACATGCAGGAATTGTTGCAACAGTTTCAAGAACAGAAACTTGGTCAAGCTTATAATATGAAAGATGAGTTGTTGTTATACAAGCACAAACTTTACATCCCACACAGTAAGGAGTTTAGTCAGAAGCTACTTGAATTAACCCACAGCAGCccttgggggggggggtcacTCAGGATATGATAAGACAATCCATAGAACTAGAAGGAACTTCTACTTGAAGGGACTAAAGAAGGATGTAAAAAATCCATCAAGGAGCGTGTGAGGTGTGTCAACGAATGAAAGTGGAGAATTCTCACCCCAGTGGCCTTCTCCAGCCCCTGCCTATACCCTCTAAGCCATGGATCCATATTTCTATGGACTTTATCGATGACCTTCCACCCTCTAAGAGTTTCAACTGTTTATGGGTGGTGGTTGACAGATACACCAAATACAACCATTTTACCCCCTTAAACACCAATACACAACCAAAAGTGTCGCTGAGCTCTTCCTAAAAAAACATCCTCAAACTACATGGCATTCCACAATCTATAGTTTCATATCGAGACAACACATTCACTAGCCATTTCTGACAGGAATTGTTTTATGTACAAAGAGTGCAACTGTTTATGAACTCAACCTACCACCACCAATCTGACGGTCAAACCAAGGTGGTAAACAAAACCCTGGAGGGTTATTTGAGGTGCTTTTTCCAGTGAACATCCTAATGACTGGTCAAAGTGGGTGGCTTTAGTggaatggtggtataacaccACCCATCATGCCTCTACAAGGATGACCCCATTCAAGGCTCTCTACTGCTACCCACCCCTCAGACTCCTAGACTATATCCCAGGCACAACTAAGTGGGAGGAGGTGGACCAAACACTAAAAACTAGAGCCTTGATCTCAAATCTGTTACGCAATAATTTACACAGAGCCCaaaatcacatgaaaaaatatgcagataccagaagaaaggagcgggagTTTGATTAGGGTGAGTGGGTATACCTGCGCCTGGAACCGTACAGGCAAACCTCCATGAGTTAGCGGCGGCACTTGAAGTTGTAGCCAAGATACTATGGACCATTTCAAATCGTTGCTAGGGTGAGAACGGTTGCCTATACGTTGGATCTGCCCCCTTCTGCACACATCCACCCCACAATGCACGTTTATCAGTTGAAGCAAAAATTGGGGTCTCGGTTCACAGCCATCTCGAACCTTCCTCTCGTTGATGAGCAAGGTGTTTTGCTCCCAAAACCAGAAGAAATACTCGGAAGAATGATGATCAAGGCAAGAAACCATGCAAAAATAGAACTTTTGGTTCGTTGGCACGGTTGTAGTTCTGAAAAGGCCACTTAGGAGGGCTATGCATACCTCAAAGACAACttcccacaccttgtgggcaaggtgttttaaTGGAGGAGGGAATGTAACAAGCTGAAGGGCCTTAGGGTTAGGAGAAGAGGATATGGGCAATGATGGTATGTTCGGGAAGAGAAAGACAGAAGTGATGAAATGTAACCTAGAAACTAGAAGTGAAAGTGGTCATGGGCATGGTGGGCTTGGCTTGTCATGGGTTAGTGAGTATCGGTTCAGAAACAAGCTGCAGAATAAAATCAGTCTCTTAAGTCATTTAGTGTTGGGTTGAGCCTCAATATATTTAGCCCAATTTCAAGTAGTCATTTTATTTAAGTCCCATCCATAGTCAGTATTTACAAGTTGTACTCACTGTAGCATAGTACCTAGGAGGCAAAGTAGTTACTATCAAACAGATTATAAGAAGTGGAACATGTAATGAAAAAGCAATCAATGATAATTCTACAGTATTTTCCTCTCTACCTTTTTCCCTTATCTCTTCCTGGAGGACCACTCCCCTCGAAGTGAGTAGAATAATTGCAGAAATACAGTAATCCATAGAGGTGTGTTACATTTTCGTAGGTGTCTATGAAGAGATTGAAGCGTTTAAACTTGGGCAGCGAGGTCGATCGATTCGGCTTATTGGACTTTGTAAGACTGTAAAGGCATAAACCAATAAGTTTGAGAGTCCGCTCCATATGTCTTGGTCGACTCCTTCTATAAATCAAAatcaagattttatttataaaaattgttgttattattattattatttttaccatcAAGTCGTGTAAAACCTTGGAGAACATCTGCGAAGATATATttttcacatcaatttatgaatatattttttttaatttgatttaaaattaacTTGTAAGAGTAAAAACTAAGCTACCTTCGATTTTGAAATGaaacaatttcaatttcattccATAAAGATTTGCTCGTTTAAGCTTAACAAACACATTAATTTGActgaatatatgtttataatattcataatgGTTAATGGAAAGGAACTTGGGGACCATGTAATAGTTTCCTATTTTGATTTTCAGcttgagaaaattatatatttatgattgCCTTACAAAAGAGAGAAgtgaataaaatgaaaaaaagtcaaGTTCTTAAGGACAGGGTTGAGCACCGACAaagtcggagcggagtcggatttgagcttttttattggactttttttcttaacccatttgaaatttcaatttgatcatCTTGGACTCTCACTAATCAGATTTAGGCTttcagaattcatttttttaaaataattttcaatttcaattttattaaaacataaccaaaactaagaaaataaatcattgtacaaaattacaaattaatgttattatacattagtattatatgttattatatgttaatatttatacattagtattacatgttattatacattattagtacatgttattatattttagttattatatattagtattacatgttattataaatttatatatttatgtttatacaTAAAACACTAGTATTAAATATTACTATACattagtaattatataattagtattacatactattatacattagtgtttacacattagttgttattattcattagtgttacatggtagttgttaacgtcgtgttttgcaCACCTTTGAGCCAAGTTCTGACAATTCAGGTTTTCAGAAATAGGCCTACAAAAGATGGAGAGCAGTGCAACTTGGAGATGGTGGCCTTGGGGCTGGGTAACCCTGGATGctaaagttaataaatatttttgaaagtttgtaaataagtaaaggagtctagggatcagagataGATATTTTTGTACCTGGgatctgctatttatactatCAGTCTGGGGAGACAGATCGTGCCTGCCCCCATGAACTCTGCGTCCTTTGTATTGTTCCTTATGTCAGAGCTTTTTAATGCgacgacgtcattaatgtgacgtGTTGTCAGGGTAGTGAAACTATTAATGCGGCATAGATATGTGACCACCTTCTCCCAGACTGCTTTCTAGATGGTCCGTTGATGCCCTTTCTGTCAATAGATCAAGGGTTTCCCGCATATTACGCCTGTCATGGGGGCTAATAATTGAGGGCTAGATACTATTTGAGGGACCTCCAGATCAACCAGTCTCATCCCTTGTAGCACCATCCATCTTGTAGGTTGCGTCCAGAAGACATTTTCAGTGGGCCAGGTTGAAGACTATTTGCTCTAGGCTAGGCCTTTGGTCTCGCTTCTCTTTCATTCACTGGCTTCTTAGGCTTAGTGAGGGGAAAATCTCCTTACTGTTACCCCTTTAATTCTCACCGAACAAGTACTGTGTGAATTtcatcactatccaaacctacctTGTCACTAAGGTCGGGATCCCTTTATCGATGTGTGCACTGCTCCGAAATCTAGGGAGGCTTCAATCATTTGGTAATCCTGGCGACGTTTCCCCATCATTCTTGATTGGCTCACattttgatgatgtattttCAAGTTCATTAATGTGAGAGTGTCAGGCGGCTCTTTGCGTTCGCATTACTTCGTAGACTACACTCCCAAAATTTAAAGCGGCACGTATTTTCCCCTTCTATCATTGGGTGTGAGAGACTAACCATCACCTTCCTTCTATATAAAGTTGGAGTGCGGTGTGGTTTCAGTCTACTGCGTTGTAACTGTCCTGCTATTTAAGTTTTTTCAACTATCATTTCCTCTATCCAATCTTCT encodes:
- the LOC121255876 gene encoding LOW QUALITY PROTEIN: TATA box-binding protein-associated factor RNA polymerase I subunit B-like (The sequence of the model RefSeq protein was modified relative to this genomic sequence to represent the inferred CDS: inserted 1 base in 1 codon); translation: MSDPQNWACHACGNVGLDDGSDGFFYCVRCGARADDIVDTGVADEDFIDKGGDAGGAIYLASYSRRRNRSAIKAEPISQSQSLYDTTNSLSFWNTLNQAGEATPNPQHPVKKEDYDDGVGPSGPEDFGNSSGKGVGPSFEDYYNEIRIRYVMGVQLMIQFQCEALVREFKVSPLICGLAGTLWMRFVASTGVFDDDWADHAIQDSETQPPEEPEDYKPRAKYSTEPHNMYGQRAVMIWYRSLRKKIPLYCSLAVSLLACHTAREAILPTDMVKWSLEGRLPFFAAFVQIEKSIGRPSSACPVNSNIMFRPSQALPFQKLESMAASIAQSIGLNLPPVNFYAIASRYLQKLCLPIEKILPHACRIHDWSMSPDLWLSTNELRLPTRVCVMSILIVAIRILYNIHGFGEWEKSLSSNDGSSXTSNPIEKLDTTGDSDMGDDASKVSGSPFQNVDDSTPTFNRNLPKVQMSELDAAELLRKLEARYNEISDTYEYSKDLPTYLQYCKDVVFAGLEPSFENHEEEKLIEEFWDFYQNEKDSEPSEDFKEGQNIAFNQKSSRDEEWVSYLSKDNKNMRDEAYVGATSSDDGTYHVDGSQPVLDGHDNSPQSEEGDQNSEHSDQALAETLKSEAIKRLKLDMEENRFCYIPPRVNVKRFDYLHYVRKKDEGAFTYVAHADYYILLRACARVAQVDIRIMHIGVLSLERRLAWLENRIDHCLHLTPPNVSCEFCSDVASEHADDDPIGFSNLNI